A window from Halomicrobium urmianum encodes these proteins:
- a CDS encoding DUF5802 family protein: MFERFSGGYYVGRLYVEPRDAETAAMCREQHERVNRELYATGEGIERTDLPLVMKLEERHFPVRGDEEVPADTLAVPESFLDDARVRNPPTLKEVLLAKADRAQQLLSLTSGAAV, translated from the coding sequence ATGTTCGAACGGTTCTCGGGAGGCTACTACGTGGGGCGCCTCTACGTCGAACCGAGGGACGCGGAGACCGCGGCGATGTGCCGCGAGCAACACGAGCGCGTCAATCGGGAGCTCTACGCGACGGGCGAGGGCATCGAGCGGACGGACCTCCCCCTCGTGATGAAGCTGGAAGAGCGTCACTTCCCCGTCCGGGGCGACGAGGAGGTCCCGGCGGACACGCTGGCCGTCCCCGAGTCGTTCCTCGACGACGCTCGCGTCCGGAACCCGCCGACGCTGAAGGAGGTCCTGCTGGCCAAGGCCGACCGCGCCCAGCAACTGCTCTCACTCACCTCGGGCGCGGCCGTCTGA
- a CDS encoding ArsR/SmtB family transcription factor: MDSAELLDLLGNANRRRILRLLAHKPCYVTEISEYIGVSPKAVIDHLSKLEEAGLVESRTDDQRRKYFSIARNLRLEVQVSPYRFGTKSAYPASRGLDISTCRHLTIDVSPDEGDDLTDVTRELKRLEQLENELSMAQRWVQGRLTEVRERLSERVEDGDGDGRLYAEVISALANGSRDVDAVSREVEAPPELVEESLSWLAERGVAEQDGDEWRLAE; the protein is encoded by the coding sequence ATGGATTCCGCCGAGTTGCTCGATTTACTCGGGAACGCCAACCGCAGGCGCATTCTCCGGTTGCTGGCCCACAAGCCCTGTTACGTGACCGAGATCAGCGAGTACATCGGCGTCAGTCCCAAGGCTGTCATCGACCACCTCTCGAAGCTGGAAGAGGCCGGGCTGGTCGAGAGTCGGACTGACGATCAGCGGCGGAAGTACTTCTCGATCGCGCGGAACCTCCGGCTGGAGGTCCAGGTCTCGCCCTACCGGTTCGGTACCAAGAGCGCCTACCCGGCCAGCCGCGGCCTCGACATCAGCACCTGTCGCCACCTCACCATCGACGTCAGTCCAGACGAGGGCGACGATCTGACCGACGTCACGCGGGAGCTCAAGCGGCTGGAACAGCTGGAGAACGAGCTCTCGATGGCCCAGCGGTGGGTCCAGGGCCGGCTCACCGAGGTCCGGGAGCGACTCAGCGAGCGCGTTGAGGACGGCGACGGCGACGGTCGCCTGTACGCCGAGGTGATCAGCGCGCTGGCCAACGGGTCCCGCGACGTCGACGCCGTCAGCCGCGAGGTAGAGGCACCGCCGGAACTAGTCGAGGAGTCGCTGAGCTGGCTCGCCGAGCGCGGCGTCGCCGAGCAGGACGGCGACGAGTGGCGACTGGCGGAGTGA
- a CDS encoding S8 family serine peptidase: MSGVLLGGIAVGTTVTAAASGDRFLVDTAALDQTAVDRPDIEVVHDLPAIDLIVVRGSESDVESLGADYAPDTRYSLDLPLDDRMPVADAEATDEPLYDLQWDKQVQNVPAAHERTRGEGTRVAVIDTGVAADHPDLRHAVDEDLSRNFTDDDYGAGGPYGGYHGTHVAGIVAANDENDRGIVGTAPATEVVDCRVFSPEALAAFADIVAAIVYSAEIGADAANMSLGAYPVSREGYGDFYGRVLNRATTYANSCGTLLVAAAGNDAADLQHDGRVCGDFDDDGSGECIPAVSLPNEAANTMSVGATGPIGFEWGEESLEESFESPAFYTNYGTNAIDVGAPGGDADLGAVGTGVPWHRDLVLSTVAEPSFSDDGTYESAEYGYEWAAGTSMAAPQVAGAVALVASLDDADPNRVRATLEQTADDVEEYDDAYYGAGFLNPLAAVDQ, translated from the coding sequence GTGAGCGGAGTCCTCCTCGGTGGGATAGCTGTCGGGACGACGGTCACCGCCGCGGCCTCGGGCGACCGGTTCCTCGTGGACACGGCCGCTCTCGACCAGACGGCCGTCGACCGGCCGGACATCGAGGTCGTCCACGACCTCCCGGCGATCGACTTGATCGTCGTCCGCGGGTCCGAGTCCGATGTAGAGTCGCTCGGCGCCGACTACGCCCCGGACACCCGGTACTCGCTCGACCTGCCGCTGGACGACCGGATGCCCGTCGCCGACGCCGAAGCGACCGACGAACCGCTCTACGACCTCCAGTGGGACAAGCAGGTCCAGAACGTCCCCGCTGCCCACGAGCGCACCCGCGGCGAAGGCACGCGCGTCGCCGTCATCGACACGGGCGTCGCGGCCGACCACCCCGACCTCCGGCACGCCGTCGACGAGGACCTCTCCAGGAACTTTACGGACGACGACTACGGCGCGGGCGGCCCCTACGGCGGCTACCACGGCACACACGTCGCCGGAATCGTCGCGGCCAACGACGAGAACGACAGGGGGATCGTCGGAACCGCGCCCGCCACGGAGGTCGTCGACTGTCGCGTGTTCTCGCCGGAGGCGTTGGCCGCGTTCGCCGACATCGTCGCCGCGATCGTCTACAGCGCCGAGATCGGGGCCGACGCCGCGAACATGAGCCTCGGGGCGTATCCGGTCTCGCGCGAGGGGTACGGCGATTTCTACGGTCGGGTGCTCAACCGCGCGACGACCTACGCGAACAGCTGCGGCACGCTGCTGGTCGCTGCCGCGGGCAACGACGCGGCGGACCTGCAACACGACGGTCGCGTCTGCGGCGACTTCGACGACGACGGCTCCGGCGAATGCATCCCGGCCGTCAGCCTGCCGAACGAGGCCGCCAACACGATGTCCGTCGGCGCGACGGGTCCGATCGGATTCGAGTGGGGCGAGGAGAGTCTCGAGGAGTCGTTCGAGAGCCCCGCGTTCTACACCAACTACGGGACGAACGCGATCGACGTCGGTGCGCCCGGCGGGGACGCCGACCTCGGCGCTGTCGGGACTGGCGTTCCCTGGCACCGTGACCTCGTGTTGAGCACGGTCGCTGAACCGAGTTTCAGCGACGACGGGACCTACGAGAGCGCTGAGTACGGCTACGAGTGGGCAGCCGGCACGTCGATGGCCGCTCCGCAGGTCGCGGGCGCCGTCGCACTCGTCGCGAGTCTGGACGACGCGGACCCGAACCGGGTCCGGGCGACGCTGGAACAGACCGCCGACGACGTCGAGGAGTACGACGACGCTTACTACGGCGCCGGATTCCTGAATCCACTCGCGGCCGTCGACCAGTAG
- the gatD gene encoding Glu-tRNA(Gln) amidotransferase subunit GatD: MNAGDRVRVDRADQTFEGVVLPFSSPETVVVKLDSGYNVGVDRDEASVEVLESNAFEVEETEDAEGESKVEFDEDLPTVSLISTGGTIASTVDYRTGAVTAQFDAEDVLRAVPDLAGLANYRGRVVANILSENMTPDVWQQLARCVREEIEAGADGVVVMHGTDTMQFTASALAFMLDTPVPVVFTGSQRSADRPSSDNVMNAVCSVEAAKSDCAEVLVCMHATESDDACALHRGTRVRKNHTSRRDAFETVGREPLGRIDYESREIEWHRDHAERGDADLALHDDLETDVELVKFTPGTPAERLERVGERAEGVVVEGTGLGHVNTDWIDVVDDLTDQGTPVVMTSQCLEGRVCDRVYDTGRDLLDAGIIEGEDMLPGTAKVKLMWALANAEDVADAMQESLAGEITDRSVPWL, encoded by the coding sequence ATGAACGCAGGCGATCGGGTCCGCGTCGACCGCGCGGACCAGACCTTCGAGGGCGTCGTGTTGCCCTTCAGCTCGCCGGAGACGGTGGTCGTGAAGCTCGACAGCGGGTACAACGTCGGCGTCGACCGCGACGAGGCGTCGGTCGAAGTGCTCGAGTCGAACGCCTTCGAGGTCGAGGAGACCGAGGACGCCGAGGGCGAGTCGAAGGTGGAGTTCGACGAGGACCTGCCGACCGTCTCGCTGATCTCGACCGGCGGGACCATCGCGTCGACCGTCGACTACCGCACCGGCGCGGTCACGGCGCAGTTCGACGCCGAGGACGTCCTCCGCGCGGTGCCTGACCTGGCCGGTCTGGCCAACTACCGCGGCCGGGTCGTCGCCAACATCCTCTCGGAGAACATGACGCCGGACGTCTGGCAGCAACTGGCCCGCTGCGTCCGCGAGGAGATCGAGGCGGGCGCCGACGGCGTCGTCGTCATGCACGGCACGGACACGATGCAGTTCACCGCTAGCGCGCTGGCCTTCATGCTGGACACGCCGGTGCCCGTCGTCTTCACCGGCAGCCAGCGCTCCGCGGACCGACCCTCCTCGGACAACGTGATGAACGCCGTCTGCTCGGTCGAGGCCGCCAAGAGCGACTGCGCGGAGGTGCTGGTCTGCATGCACGCCACGGAGTCCGACGACGCCTGCGCGCTCCACCGGGGCACCCGCGTCCGGAAGAATCACACCTCCCGCCGGGACGCCTTCGAGACCGTCGGCCGGGAGCCGCTGGGCCGGATCGACTACGAGAGCCGCGAGATCGAGTGGCACCGGGACCACGCCGAGCGGGGAGACGCCGACCTCGCGCTCCACGACGACCTCGAGACCGACGTCGAACTCGTGAAGTTCACGCCGGGCACCCCCGCCGAGCGGCTGGAGCGCGTCGGCGAACGGGCCGAGGGCGTCGTCGTCGAGGGCACGGGACTCGGCCACGTCAACACCGACTGGATCGACGTCGTCGACGACCTCACGGATCAGGGGACGCCCGTCGTCATGACCAGCCAGTGCCTCGAAGGGCGGGTCTGCGACCGCGTGTACGACACCGGTCGCGACCTGCTCGACGCCGGGATCATCGAGGGCGAGGACATGCTCCCCGGCACGGCCAAGGTCAAGCTCATGTGGGCGCTGGCCAACGCCGAGGACGTCGCCGACGCGATGCAGGAGTCACTCGCCGGCGAGATCACCGATCGGTCGGTCCCCTGGCTGTAA
- a CDS encoding ubiquitin-like small modifier protein 1, which yields MKWKLFATLAEAAGDSEVTVREEETVGDALDALLAEHPDLETEVLDEDGDLRDHLRLLHEGRDPFAEREGLATAVEEDDELALMPPVSGG from the coding sequence ATGAAGTGGAAGCTGTTCGCCACGCTGGCCGAGGCCGCCGGCGACTCCGAAGTGACCGTCCGGGAGGAAGAGACGGTCGGCGACGCGCTCGACGCACTGCTGGCCGAGCACCCCGACCTGGAGACGGAAGTGCTCGACGAGGACGGCGACCTGCGGGACCACCTCCGCCTGCTCCACGAGGGCCGGGACCCCTTCGCCGAGAGGGAGGGGCTGGCGACGGCGGTCGAGGAGGACGACGAACTCGCGCTGATGCCGCCCGTCAGCGGCGGGTAA
- a CDS encoding TrkA C-terminal domain-containing protein encodes MQLLQLTAERVVTAVAQIAGTAALAGLLAGVVALLYRWYVRERVPRGLALLVGLAGVAVVVNTTPLLAQEIGNVDGDVEVLAALTNVTLFVVGGLGATAGTRLGDALATDLFAATGRDVDADVSEIVQSVGRVTTVALPEEIDDVVGYDPVPEATTETLSGRRFLFPRRLTRVELRERLVSRLKSDYGVGHVDVELAEDGSVEYLAVGSRAAGIGPTLPPATNAVAIRADPAHAASAGDLVQVWETDPVRRVLTGELRGVAGDVVTVAIDAADTSKLDPTERYRLVTLPVQDRPDREFASLLRAADETMATVTVESGSRLDGARVGDVEVTVAAITREDVRPEPLPAADRTLEPGDVLYAIATPDLLRRLSEAAEWSGGTDAGASSVGERSAGDEPAVAEVPGDDESPGDPTPVGDAESDDGGGRTRAAAQSEAGPDSDGASAGEAADATRGDDGETSDGGETATEAPSGGSEGEAPTGADGTAADEATDDGGEPAEGTAPDPEPAAETDDAADLTGDAFPDTDDLPGSDLETPTLPGDGGATPENGEDAPAEDGGDETTDGADDPSPSTDADDREPADGDDAPGDGADSEIADGHERDETSVIDQAWDDLEPLVGEGGAGENLNDLDGLLGEDGDDAPADGADSEIADGDENDRDGDERRG; translated from the coding sequence ATGCAGCTCCTCCAGCTCACGGCCGAGCGGGTCGTCACCGCCGTCGCCCAAATCGCCGGGACGGCGGCGCTGGCCGGACTGCTCGCCGGCGTCGTCGCGCTGCTGTACCGGTGGTACGTGCGCGAGCGGGTCCCGCGGGGGCTGGCCCTGCTGGTCGGGCTGGCCGGCGTCGCCGTCGTCGTGAACACGACGCCGCTCCTGGCCCAGGAGATCGGCAACGTCGACGGCGACGTCGAGGTGCTCGCGGCGCTGACGAACGTGACCCTCTTCGTCGTCGGCGGCCTCGGCGCGACCGCCGGGACGCGGCTGGGCGACGCCCTCGCGACCGACCTGTTCGCCGCGACCGGGCGCGACGTCGACGCCGACGTCAGCGAAATCGTCCAGTCGGTCGGGCGCGTCACGACGGTCGCGCTACCCGAGGAGATCGACGACGTCGTCGGCTACGACCCCGTTCCCGAGGCCACGACGGAGACGCTGTCCGGCCGCCGCTTCCTGTTCCCGCGCCGGCTGACCCGCGTGGAGCTGCGCGAGCGGCTGGTCTCGCGGCTCAAATCCGACTACGGCGTCGGCCACGTCGACGTCGAGCTCGCCGAGGACGGGTCCGTCGAGTACCTCGCGGTCGGCTCCCGGGCCGCCGGTATCGGGCCGACGCTGCCGCCCGCGACCAACGCCGTCGCGATCAGAGCCGATCCGGCCCACGCCGCCAGCGCGGGCGATCTGGTCCAGGTGTGGGAGACCGACCCCGTACGCCGCGTCCTCACGGGCGAACTGCGCGGCGTCGCCGGCGACGTGGTGACCGTCGCAATCGACGCCGCCGACACGTCGAAGCTCGACCCGACCGAGCGGTACCGGCTGGTGACCCTGCCCGTTCAGGACCGCCCGGACCGGGAGTTCGCGTCGCTGCTGCGGGCCGCCGACGAGACGATGGCCACGGTCACGGTCGAGTCGGGGAGCCGCCTCGACGGGGCCCGCGTCGGCGACGTCGAGGTGACAGTCGCCGCGATCACCCGCGAGGACGTCCGGCCGGAGCCGCTGCCCGCGGCCGACCGGACGCTCGAACCCGGCGACGTGCTCTACGCCATCGCGACGCCCGACCTGCTGCGCCGGCTCTCGGAGGCCGCCGAGTGGTCCGGAGGCACTGACGCCGGAGCGTCGTCCGTCGGAGAGAGATCCGCGGGCGACGAACCGGCCGTCGCGGAAGTGCCCGGGGACGACGAATCGCCCGGCGACCCGACGCCCGTGGGCGACGCCGAGTCCGACGACGGAGGCGGCCGGACGCGGGCGGCGGCGCAGTCAGAAGCAGGGCCGGACAGCGACGGGGCGAGCGCCGGCGAGGCGGCGGACGCCACGAGGGGAGACGACGGAGAGACGTCCGACGGCGGGGAGACGGCGACCGAAGCACCGAGCGGAGGATCGGAGGGCGAAGCGCCGACGGGTGCCGACGGAACGGCGGCCGACGAGGCGACAGACGACGGCGGGGAACCGGCGGAGGGGACCGCCCCCGACCCGGAGCCAGCCGCCGAGACCGACGACGCCGCGGACCTGACGGGGGACGCGTTCCCGGATACGGACGACCTGCCGGGATCCGACCTCGAAACGCCGACGCTCCCCGGTGACGGCGGCGCGACGCCGGAGAACGGCGAAGATGCGCCGGCGGAGGACGGCGGCGACGAGACGACCGACGGCGCTGACGACCCGTCGCCGTCGACCGACGCGGACGACCGGGAACCGGCGGACGGCGACGACGCGCCGGGCGACGGCGCTGACTCCGAGATCGCCGACGGCCACGAGCGCGACGAGACGTCGGTCATCGACCAGGCCTGGGACGACCTGGAACCGCTCGTCGGCGAGGGCGGCGCGGGCGAGAACCTGAACGACCTCGACGGTCTGCTCGGCGAGGACGGCGACGACGCACCGGCCGACGGCGCTGACTCCGAGATCGCTGACGGCGACGAGAACGACCGAGACGGCGACGAGCGGCGCGGGTGA
- a CDS encoding potassium channel family protein, with the protein MASLPVEILLGIYLGLLVGIIPALVSWGLAFAFKYFTDVTLPGFGMAVLAIALAGVNGGLLALADKSITQAPNAERVVTAIIVVTMASMYAHSKGDQMGAEFPRRLSLEKLRSRTLSTDVIDLVGGRREATVRVVGEVADMEGYPPLPEDLRAEIRGSEWPFPADLRIAELEERLADRLLTEYDLGDASVTVDERGRATVVAAPPFSGLSKRIEDDRHAVSVDAVLPTGLARGDEVTLITADAQVRGTVVSARSGDGSAKPVDAEPAETLDGPDVDGAEKPPAPVRAPTTDGGEGRLTAAVHRTDAQPLVRAAQAKVVVESRGTRREYELVSLLRRADVRFRKVTVGANAPVAGERLGEASLRETYGVGAFAVRKSGGWVVAPGDDDVVEAGEEVYAVGARDALDAFEEAVA; encoded by the coding sequence ATGGCTTCCCTTCCGGTCGAGATTCTCCTCGGTATCTATCTCGGTCTCCTCGTCGGGATCATCCCGGCGCTGGTCTCCTGGGGGCTGGCGTTCGCCTTCAAGTACTTCACCGACGTCACGCTGCCCGGGTTCGGTATGGCCGTCCTCGCCATCGCGCTGGCGGGGGTCAACGGCGGCCTGCTAGCGCTGGCGGACAAGTCGATCACGCAGGCGCCCAACGCCGAGCGGGTCGTCACCGCGATCATCGTCGTCACGATGGCGTCGATGTACGCCCACAGCAAGGGCGACCAGATGGGCGCCGAGTTCCCGCGGCGGCTCTCCCTAGAGAAGCTCCGCTCGCGGACGCTCTCGACGGACGTGATCGACCTCGTCGGCGGCCGGCGCGAGGCGACCGTCCGCGTCGTCGGAGAGGTGGCCGACATGGAGGGGTACCCGCCGCTGCCCGAGGACCTGCGGGCGGAGATCCGCGGCAGCGAGTGGCCCTTCCCCGCGGACCTGCGCATCGCCGAGCTGGAGGAGCGGCTGGCCGACCGGTTGCTGACGGAGTACGACCTCGGCGACGCGTCCGTGACCGTCGACGAGCGCGGCCGCGCGACCGTCGTCGCCGCGCCGCCCTTTTCCGGGCTCTCGAAGCGCATCGAGGACGACCGCCACGCCGTCTCCGTCGACGCCGTCCTCCCGACGGGGCTGGCCCGCGGCGACGAGGTGACGCTCATCACGGCGGACGCGCAGGTCCGGGGGACCGTCGTCAGCGCCCGGTCGGGCGACGGCTCCGCGAAGCCGGTCGACGCCGAGCCCGCCGAGACGCTCGACGGCCCCGACGTCGACGGGGCCGAGAAGCCCCCGGCGCCGGTGCGGGCGCCCACGACCGACGGCGGCGAGGGGCGACTGACTGCCGCCGTCCACCGGACCGACGCCCAGCCGCTCGTCCGGGCGGCGCAGGCGAAGGTGGTCGTCGAGTCGCGCGGCACTCGTCGCGAGTACGAGCTCGTCTCCCTCCTGCGGCGCGCCGACGTTCGCTTCCGGAAGGTGACGGTCGGAGCGAACGCGCCCGTCGCCGGCGAGCGACTGGGCGAGGCGTCCCTGCGGGAGACCTACGGCGTCGGCGCCTTCGCCGTCCGGAAGTCCGGCGGCTGGGTCGTCGCGCCCGGCGACGACGACGTCGTCGAGGCCGGCGAGGAGGTCTACGCCGTCGGGGCGCGCGACGCCCTCGACGCCTTCGAGGAGGCGGTCGCGTGA
- a CDS encoding DUF4330 family protein, with protein MQLIDDSGNLFGLVNVVDALVVLLALAVGVAGVALVTADDGADDEPPAPELATTNVTLDLGAQPEAVAAAIEAGDTYSPGGNAELTVTDVQVAPQDGGARVYVRAQLRGEARNDTIAYGNVPPRLGRSLDIKTDSYAVSGSIQSIGGGDELPTRTTPVLLQTTVSETTAAEIEPGQSMTVAGREVATVESVTAYGSDGNDRRRLAVGVELATIGADRPQFGGRTVREGVTIPVETADYRLAGTVDRVGATEPRGEATTREVTLVVDRASPELAAAIEEGDTEQVGDQTVAEITGVERTNATMVLTSDDGNVYLREHPVDEEVTMTAELTVRETADGVRFKGAAIRRGSVVTLNLGDLTIEATVQSL; from the coding sequence ATGCAACTGATCGACGATTCCGGGAACCTCTTCGGACTCGTCAACGTGGTGGACGCGCTCGTCGTCCTGCTGGCGCTGGCGGTGGGGGTCGCCGGCGTCGCACTGGTGACCGCGGACGACGGCGCCGACGACGAGCCCCCTGCACCGGAGCTGGCGACGACGAACGTGACGCTCGACCTGGGGGCCCAGCCCGAGGCCGTCGCCGCGGCGATCGAGGCGGGCGACACCTACTCGCCCGGCGGGAACGCCGAGCTGACGGTCACCGACGTCCAGGTCGCGCCGCAGGACGGGGGTGCCCGGGTCTATGTCCGCGCCCAACTGCGCGGCGAAGCCCGGAACGACACCATCGCCTACGGGAACGTACCGCCGCGGTTAGGACGCTCACTGGATATCAAGACCGACAGCTACGCCGTCTCCGGGTCGATCCAGTCGATCGGCGGGGGCGACGAACTACCGACCCGGACCACGCCTGTCCTCCTGCAGACGACGGTTTCCGAGACGACGGCTGCGGAGATCGAACCCGGCCAGTCGATGACCGTCGCCGGCCGCGAGGTGGCGACCGTCGAGTCGGTGACGGCCTACGGTAGCGACGGGAACGATCGGCGCCGACTCGCGGTCGGCGTCGAACTGGCGACGATCGGTGCCGACCGACCGCAGTTCGGCGGCCGCACGGTCCGCGAGGGCGTGACGATCCCGGTAGAGACGGCCGACTACCGTCTGGCCGGGACCGTCGACCGCGTCGGTGCGACCGAGCCCCGCGGCGAGGCGACCACCCGCGAGGTGACGCTGGTCGTCGACCGCGCGTCGCCAGAACTGGCGGCCGCAATCGAGGAGGGTGACACAGAGCAGGTCGGCGATCAGACCGTCGCCGAGATCACCGGCGTCGAGCGGACGAACGCGACGATGGTGCTCACAAGCGACGACGGGAACGTCTATCTCCGCGAGCACCCCGTCGACGAGGAGGTCACGATGACGGCGGAGCTGACTGTCCGGGAGACCGCGGACGGCGTGCGGTTCAAGGGCGCGGCGATCAGGCGCGGCAGCGTCGTCACGCTCAACCTGGGAGACCTGACGATCGAGGCGACGGTTCAGTCGCTATAG
- a CDS encoding MarR family transcriptional regulator yields the protein MTVYEEGTNPHTVIQFLADNQDKAFRPKEIAEATDIPPSSVRVTLARLKEKGFVEHTDGYWAVDEYELGTQRAALVSRQSIDSDRYEGYDRDEALEHAEFPPDRQPRDR from the coding sequence GTGACCGTGTACGAAGAGGGAACGAACCCACATACGGTCATCCAGTTCCTCGCGGACAACCAGGACAAGGCCTTTCGACCGAAGGAAATCGCCGAGGCCACGGACATTCCACCGTCGAGCGTTCGCGTGACGCTCGCCCGACTGAAAGAGAAGGGATTCGTCGAACATACCGACGGGTACTGGGCAGTCGACGAGTACGAACTCGGGACGCAACGAGCCGCCCTCGTTAGCCGTCAGTCGATCGACTCGGACCGCTACGAGGGGTACGACCGCGACGAGGCGCTCGAACACGCCGAGTTCCCGCCGGACCGGCAGCCACGCGATCGATGA
- a CDS encoding type II toxin-antitoxin system PemK/MazF family toxin: MSRGQLPNRIQRGDVVWVEDPFDFERRDGDEAEAHPYVVINTDQHPFHGDEYLAMLITTTERSEAIAIPERRWEFGKFPGESFVSPWTVVTLKDDDLADYQGVLKSEVVDETVEQFPEYVGLKV; encoded by the coding sequence ATGAGCCGCGGACAGCTTCCAAACCGGATTCAGCGCGGTGATGTCGTCTGGGTCGAGGATCCGTTCGATTTCGAGAGGCGAGACGGCGATGAGGCAGAGGCCCACCCCTACGTCGTGATCAACACGGATCAGCACCCGTTTCACGGCGACGAGTACCTCGCGATGCTCATCACGACGACAGAGCGCAGCGAAGCGATCGCGATTCCCGAGCGGCGGTGGGAGTTCGGCAAGTTTCCGGGAGAGTCGTTCGTCAGTCCGTGGACCGTCGTCACCCTGAAAGACGACGATCTGGCCGACTACCAGGGCGTTCTGAAAAGCGAGGTCGTCGACGAGACCGTCGAGCAGTTCCCGGAGTACGTCGGTCTGAAGGTGTGA